The Nostoc sp. 'Lobaria pulmonaria (5183) cyanobiont' genome window below encodes:
- a CDS encoding FecR domain-containing protein, with protein MFYKSFPLLVIGLWGVIVLPLPNRVSATTPLTRAEIQNLRNIVQLIPKDKLKKRPARKLDAMTPGDGLSTGRASLADLRFNDGSLARVGEQALFQFLPKTRDFKLTNGTVLLLIPPGKGQTRIQTPNAAAAIRGSALFVRYDQQTDTTIVGALTNSGIEVSNKKASETQVLKAGQMVIIVKGEFQRLYDFDLRNFYETSQMVRELDLNRQSPVPTPDPAITSVQAETAAALEAQSPIKGEGVIENPPFMQLTPKLPISPTNPTPVTSTDPTPVTSTDPTPVTSTNPTPVTSTDPTPVTSTNPTPVTSTNPTPVTSTNPTPVTSTNPTPVTSTNPTPVTPTNPTSVTPTNPTPVTPTNPTPVTPTNPTPVTPTNPTSVTPTNPTPVTPTNPTPVTPTNPTPVTSIDPTPVTSIDPTRVTPTNPTPITPTNPTPVTPTNPTPVTSIDPTRVTPTNPTPVTPTNPTPVTPTNPTPVTPTDSPST; from the coding sequence ATGTTTTATAAATCATTTCCATTATTGGTGATTGGTTTATGGGGAGTTATAGTACTGCCTCTACCAAATCGGGTAAGCGCTACAACTCCTCTAACGCGAGCAGAGATTCAGAACCTCCGCAACATCGTACAACTGATACCCAAAGATAAATTGAAGAAACGTCCTGCACGCAAATTAGATGCAATGACCCCTGGGGACGGGTTGTCAACTGGTCGAGCTTCCCTAGCAGATTTGCGTTTTAATGATGGCTCTTTGGCACGAGTTGGAGAACAGGCGTTATTTCAATTTTTGCCGAAGACTCGTGACTTTAAATTGACAAACGGGACTGTGTTGTTGCTCATCCCACCAGGAAAGGGGCAAACACGTATACAAACACCAAATGCAGCAGCAGCAATTCGTGGTTCAGCATTATTTGTACGCTACGACCAACAAACAGACACCACGATTGTGGGTGCGCTGACAAATAGCGGCATTGAAGTTTCTAACAAGAAAGCTTCTGAAACTCAGGTGTTGAAAGCAGGGCAAATGGTGATTATAGTTAAAGGCGAATTTCAGAGGTTATATGATTTTGATCTAAGAAATTTTTATGAAACGAGCCAGATGGTTCGGGAACTTGATTTGAACAGGCAGAGTCCTGTGCCTACACCTGATCCTGCAATCACCAGTGTTCAAGCCGAAACTGCTGCGGCTTTGGAAGCACAGTCACCTATAAAAGGCGAGGGAGTAATTGAAAACCCCCCTTTTATGCAGCTAACTCCTAAATTACCAATCAGCCCAACAAATCCAACACCCGTAACCTCAACAGATCCAACACCCGTAACCTCAACAGATCCAACACCCGTAACCTCAACAAATCCAACACCCGTAACCTCAACAGATCCAACACCCGTAACCTCAACAAATCCAACACCCGTAACCTCAACAAATCCAACACCCGTAACCTCAACAAATCCAACACCCGTAACCTCAACAAATCCAACACCTGTAACCTCAACAAATCCAACACCCGTAACCCCAACAAATCCAACATCCGTAACCCCAACAAATCCAACACCCGTAACCCCAACAAATCCAACACCTGTAACTCCAACAAATCCAACACCCGTAACCCCAACAAATCCAACATCCGTAACCCCAACAAATCCAACACCTGTAACTCCAACAAATCCAACACCCGTAACTCCAACAAATCCAACACCTGTAACCTCAATAGATCCAACACCTGTAACCTCAATAGATCCAACACGCGTAACTCCAACAAATCCAACACCCATAACTCCAACAAATCCAACACCTGTAACTCCAACAA